The Panthera leo isolate Ple1 chromosome D4, P.leo_Ple1_pat1.1, whole genome shotgun sequence nucleotide sequence ACATGAAGTGTCTGGATATGTCACTGGGGTCCTCTGAAATTCCTCCCGGGTTTCGGGATTCTGGACAAGTGGTAGTTCTAGAGTGAGGATATTGACCGGGAGACGGATACGTGGCCTATTCGATGGGGGTGCTGGACACTGGTTCCcttgagtctatttctgggaaaGTGAAGTGCGGGGGTTGCTGGACTGGGAGCCTGGAAAACCGTGGCTGGCTCCAGCAGGAGGAGGAATCATCCGAACATGAATGAACCAGCAACAGCCAGGGTCCCCCTGGGTGGTCCGTGTCCACCCTCCCAAAGCAGCTGAGGAAGGTTCTCATGCTCAGTGCCAGGGGCCTTCCCCGCCTGGGCCTGAAGGCCTCCCAGCAAGCAGGCCCTGATGATACAGTGAGTGAGATAagggctctggggaggggaggaacccCGGGCTCAAACCTGCCGAGCCACCCGGGGCCGAGGTGGCACCAAAACTACCTAGAGAAAAGTGACTTCATGGCATTAACCAGGTTCACCTTCCCGccctccttcaggtctctgcaTGAATGTTCCCTGCACGAGCCCCTTCCTAATCCCCCTTTTTAGAACGGTACCCAGTCTGGTAGAGGGCCCTCCCGGCTATATTGTGCTCCATGGTACTGATCACCGAGTTCCCACgcatttttgcccattttcttgtttcctgtgttCTATGAAGGTAAGGATTCTTATGCTTTGTTCAAGGCTGGCCCAAAGTGGGTTCTTGGTAGGTATTTGTTGAACGAATTTTTTTCCAAACCCAGGGTGTCCATCTCATCAAATGACCATAGTGGCTGAAAGTTGCTTTTGGCTAAGTGCTCTGCAACAGGCAAAGCCTTGTGCTGTTACTCTTGCCATCTCTCAGGGGACTTAATCCCCAGGACCGTCCAGTGAGGAGGTCCTATTCTCGTGTTCATTCTGCTGATAAGACAACTCGGGCTCAGGGCAGTGAAGTCATTTGCCCAGGATTACTCGTGGTTAAGTTTGGAGGCGAGATTTGAACGTGTGTGGTTCTATGCGTGAACCTAACCACGGCCCGCCCTGCGGAGCCCGGTGGGTCTGTGGCATCTGGTTATTACCCCCCATCCTGGACTCTGCCTCCGTGAATGCTGGCCTTCCACTAAGTCTCCACTGTGGAACACCCCTAATGCCCAGTCACACGTCCTGCCTTTCATCTGGCCCCTGTGAGCTTCCTGGGCAAAGCCGGCTTATCCCTTGTCAGTCCTGTTCACCACCTTGAATTGCCTTGAGGCCAGtagtgctgaatgaatgaatgaatgaacgaacgaacaaaCAAAGGAAGGAACGAGCCctgtgggtctcagtttccctaaCTATAAAATGGATTTCCCCTAACTGGAGCCCCTTTGCATCCTACTGAGTACTTATGCCAGGAATCCTGATATCCTTCACCTCCTAACCTGCACTTGAACTCAACAGACAAGGAGCTTCACGACCCATCTAACTGGCTGAACACCAGAAAGCGATCCAAGGAGGGTTCAGGGTCTGCCCAAGGTCTCAGCAAGTCTGTGGCATCAGAACTCAGACCTCAGGATCCCTCCAGCACCGGCACATACACAGCCGAGTGAGCCTGAACCAGTGTCCCTCAGGTCTCCTTCGTGGAGACACTCACCATCCGATTTCCCTACATCTGCCCAGCAGCATGTAGTAGCGGCTCAATTAAAACTTGTATATGAAGGGGATGGGAACCTGGAATATTCCTGATCAGAGGGGGCACACCCCTCTGCCACGAGTCCTTGCCTCCTCCTCAGATTCCCTTGAGAACCCCTCCTCTCTGTGACTCCCCCACGCAGAAGTGCCTGGCCACCCGGAGACATGACCGACCAGTCTTGGAGCGGACACCtctctttattcatctatttcaCCACCTGCAGCCTGGTTTCTCCAAGATCCAGTCACATTTCTCACAGTCTGGGGTGGCACCCTCCCCTTGCTCCCCCAAACTGCCCCACAGCCCCCACCCGCAGCCCTGAGGaactctcccctgccctctcagTCGCAGAGGGAAGCGGCAGCCgttgttcccatttcacagatggggaggtTGAAACCCAGGAGCGCAGAGCCCAGACCAGGGTCACACGGGGGTCTCTGGGGTGTGTTCTGCCCtcagcagggagggaggactcGGCTGGGGCTCCGTGTACCCTCGCTGGGGGGTGGCTGGCTCCGGCCGCGTCGCAGGGAGCTGCCAATCTGGTCTCTGAGGGCCTCCAGTCTCCGGGCCAGGTTTGGAACTGCAGCCCCGCCTAAGGAGCACAGTGAGACCCGAGGCCTGTGCTCCCCCGGGCCCGCCCCACCCAGACCCCTCAGTGCCCTAACACCCTTTGAGGAAGCCTCAGGCGGTCCCCCTCCCCCTCGACCAACACCACGGGCTCCTGCACACGTGTGGACAACCAGGTGGCCCTCGGAAGAGAACAGTTTGGAAACTGCAAGGATCTTACGGATCGCCTCGCAGTACACACCCTGTTCCAGAAGGGGGGGAGACTGAGGTCTGGACAGGGTGAGTTCTGGCCCAAGACCACCAAAAACGCTAGGggccccgccctctctctctccttcacctctCAGCACTGGTGACGCGTCTGGAGGCCCCATGGGCAGGGGCGGTGCAGAGGGCACCACCTCCTCTTGCATCAACATCTCCGCCAGGACTCGGGTCCTAGTCCAGTCGCTATGACTCCTAGCCCGGGGTGGGTTGGGCGGTGGGAGGTGAGCCTTCGActccccaggcctcctcctcccccatcccagtgCCCAAGGGCTGGGCCCACCTCTCTCTCGGGAACTCGGCAGAGTCAGGATTGCATGGGGGtgcccagggtgggggctgggcagacAGAGCCAGGCCACCTGGGGTCTTAGGGCCAAACACCTGCAGGAAAGACCAGAGCCCACACTGGGCGACCCTGCCTCTATGTGCTCCACCTTCCTGGTGCCATCATGGCGCCACCATCCCTGCCACACATGCCCCACGGGACACCAAGACTGTCAGGTGGGCATCTTGGTCTTGGTCACTTTCTCTGCAGGCAGTGGGCAGGCCTTGTAATGTCCTCTCTGGGGATGAGGAACTCCCTGCGGGCAGGAACCATGTCTGTTCGAATCCCATGTCATGTCTGAATCTTTGGTGCCCAGAACACAGGCTGGCACGAAGCTAGGAGCTTAGGGGACAGGTACTGAATGAGTGAACGCATGAGTAAGTGAACACAGAAATGAGTAAcgtgtgagtgaatgaataagcgAGCGGGACAGTGAGTTCCTGTAAGAAGgcaggatggggggtgggggcgggcaaaGCAAACAGACTTTCTGAACCCTGGGTGGGAGCCCAAAGCCAGCCCCTCACCCAAACAATCCAGCCGGGGACCCTGGACCTCGGAGCCTCCCAGGCCACGGACCCCCCGGATCACAGTCTCCAGCTctcccagccttccctcccccGCCTTGGCCTTTCCTACCTGCGGCAGCTGGAGCCCCCTGTGTGGGCAGGCCCAGTGGGCCAACGGTGCTCGGCACAAGGGGCACAGGTGACagcaggggcaggagcagaggggcGGCAGGGCCTGCAACAGGGCACGTCAGAGGCTTTGTGACATTCTTGCTCCTCACCCCCCCAGGCCGGCCAGAGACTCACGTGGCAGGGGCGAGCTGGTGCCATCACACAGGGACACGGTGGGGCTGGGCCGGGGTTTGGCAGGTGAAGGGAGCAGGCACAGAGGAGGCGCCTGGAAAGGACGGTGGGGTCTATGCCTGCGGTCTGAAAACCAACCACGAGGCTGGTCCCCGAGTCCCCCTTTTAGCCAACACTCAGccgtgccaggcaccgttctcaGTGCTTTACGTATGAACTCGTTCAATCCAAACTTTAAGACAACCCTACCAAGTAGGACCTCTATCACCCCCATTTCGTAGAACAGGAAGAAGGCCAGGCAGGGAGAAGTAAAACAAGTCAcccaaggtctcacagctagTAAGCGGCAGAGCCGGACTCTGAACCCAGGTGGTCCAGACCCAGAGGGCAGACTCTTGACCGCTTCACGGAGccacctcctcccacctgccctgtgTCCCGAGGCCTGCCTCCAGGCTGGCAGCCGTGCTCACCGCTCCAGCTCGTGCACCTGCTGGGCCAGGACCCGCTGCTCATCCCGGGCCTGGTCCCGGCTACTCTGCAGCtggctcttttctttcctgggaAGAGCAGGCCCCAGGAAGGTGACAGGAGGCAGAGATACCAGTAGGGGGACGGGTCAGCCCTTCTCTTTGCAGTGGAGTACAAACCCCAGGAGACAAGCGGGGACAGAGGGTAGCCAAGgacccggggaggggggcagcttGGTGGAAGCAGCACAGAAGTGAGGGGCGGGGCACAGAGTCCCCCTGGCTGAGGGGGAGCCTACCGGAGCCTCTCATTCTCCAGCATGAACTCCTGCAGCATCCCATAGAGGTTCCGCTGGGCCCAGGCCACCCGGGCCCCACTGAGCCCTGAGGCTGTCGGGGGGGAAGGGCATGGTGGCTGGATCCATGGGAGCCCCAgccacaccccacccctgcccctggggaGCTCATACCCTTGGGGTGTACTTGGCCCAGTTGGGACCGCAGGCAGCGGTTCTCCTCCTGGAGCTGCAGTATCTCCATCTCCAAATGCTGGGGTTGCTTTGCCATAGGTGACTGCCCAGAAAGAGGCCCAGAGCTGCTGTTTACGGCTGTACAAGTTGTGCACTGTACAAGCGCTTCCGGGGGTGGTGAGCAGAGCCTGAGATCTAGCCCATGCTTCACGTGCCAGCCTTGCATCCTGGCACAAGGCGACATCCACCTGGAGGAGGCACCCTGCCCTAATGGTGTCAAAGTACCAGGAAGCCTTAGCCCTGTGCCTGGAGGGCCTGCTCTGAGCTGCAGCCTGCTCCAAATCTAACCTTAAACTCAGTTCTGTCCAGGCCTTGGCCCAGATTCTGACCCCAAACAAGACACTACGTCAGACCCCAAGTCAACTCAGACTTAATCACAGTACCAACTGGGATCCTGGCTATACCCTGAATCATATTCCAAATCAGACCACACCCCTAGACATGCCCTAATCCTGACCATGacccctgaccccaccccacccaatcATGACCCCATCATCAGGACTCTGACTCTAATCCCAACTGTGACTCATCCCAGACTTCCCACGACACCGACTCAGGCTCCCGTTACTGCCTGATCCCCAACCATCTCCCTGACCCACACCTCTGCCGGGTCTCCCTCCATTCACCTTGGGGGCCTGTGGCCGAGTGGTGACCCGCTGAGCTCGGCTTGCATATCGCAGGGTGCTGAGAGTTTCGGGAAGGCACTGGACTGAAGGGGACACGCAGGCCACCTGGGGAGGGCTGCGGCTGAGCGTTCCTTCCTCTCGGGGACCCTCCCCCTCAGGAGCCATCCCTCCCTGCCAGTCCTTCTCGGATACCATGAGGGTGACCCCGTGTCCCCCCAGCGAGTCCGCCAGCAGCTTGGTGAGCTTGCTGTCCCGGAAGGGGATGTGGCTCTGCTTCCGCTGTGGGTCCAGTAACAGGGAGATGCAGTGACCTGGGAGGGGACAACAAGGCTAGCAAGGTTACACCCgttgcccaaggccacccagctgcTTCACGCAGAGCTGGCATCTCCGCCCAGGCCTGTGTGACTTGAAAATCTCTCCTTCCCAAGATCTTGTCACTCAGTCAGACTGGCCTCTGCTACCAGACTGGGGCTCCTGAGGGCACGATGACCCTGTCCGCCCCTGATCCCCAGTGCCACCAAAGAACCTGACCAACAGGCCTGGCACTCGGTAGGGGCTCAGGGAATATCTGACAAGTGGGCTGAATGAAGAAGAGTTCCTGAAAATCTCCCCACACATGCCACAGAGGAAGGCTGGCGTCCCAGCCCTGAAGGCTCCCAAGGCCCCGTgacctggggcgggggtgggaaggTCAGTTCCCTTCCCCTCactgggcctcagtcttctcaaCTGCACATGGGACAGGCTGGATGTCTGAGGGCTCATACTCTGCACCTGAGTGTTTCTACCTCCCCAATTAAAATGTGCCTTTACAGACCCTCAGGATTTATAGACTCATGAATAAAGTGCTAAGAGGGAAGGTTCCAGTCAATAGCAAGCTGAGGCCAGGAGGAGGCGTGTGGCTCCTGGGTCACAGCTCCTGACTCTCCCGTCCTACGCCTCCCCTACGCCTCCCGTCCTACGCCTCCCCTGGCTTCCCCCACTGTGGACGGATCTGGGTCCGGATCAGAGGAGGGACTCAGGAAGTCAGTCCAGCTGGCCCCAGGCCTCACCCAGGGCCAGCAGGCTGCGATTGATGCTGTTTGCCTCAAGCATCAGCTCCCCACGGGATCCCGTGGCCGCCACCTTCTCACTGCCAGCCAGGTCTACAAAGCACAGCTTCCCACCAACGGGGGGCTCCCCAGGGTCCACTGGAGGCATCTGTGGGGTAGGAGGATCAGGGTCGATGGGGACTTGGGAGGGGCTGTCCCCATCGGAGTCACAAAGCCAAGGGTTTCCACTATTACCTCCTGCACACGCCCCGGTTGGTTTATACACCCGGAGGCAGACCCCTGCCGGGTGGTCCTGGGCCAGCTCCTTCCCCCAGTGGGGACACTCACGGTTTGGCGGCTGAtgtagagcgtgagcagggcatgGCTTCGGCTGGAGGCCTGGTTCAGGCTGTGAGCTGAGCTCCGTCGACGGCTAAGACCTAGAGGGGGAAAACAGCAGGAGCTGGACCTGGTAGGAGGAGCAGGTGGTCACCAATAAAGAAAAAGCAGCGAGGGCATCCTGGGAGAGGGGCCAGCCcatgcaaaggcacagaggcctGCCTCCAGCACGGACAGGtgaaagaaagatggagagaactGAGGGGAAGAACGTTCATCAGGTTCACATCTCTTCTGTTgctgtgtggagggagggagagaaactcaGGCAGAAAGATCAGCTACCAGGCATGGTACAACTCTGGGGCCAGAACCCAGAGTCCCGGTGTCCCCGCAGCCTGCCACagggtaggtgctcaataaatatttgatgaataaatgaacgagGCTGGAACAGAAGGGCACCGCAGGCTAGCCTAAGAGGTATGACCTTTACCTTCAACAAGCTGGAAGGGTCTGGAGGTCCGAAGGGGCAGAGGGATGTGGTTTGCTGTGTGGAGGGGAAGAGATTGGAAGGGGAGAGCCTTGAGGTGGGGAGACCTCTTCAAGGGGCAAAAATGGGGcttgacagaggcagagactccGGGCTGGAGAGGAGACCATGACCCGGACTCCGCTCTACCCAATCACGACCCCATCATCAGGATTCTAAGAGTTCGAACAGCAGTCGGACAGCAGAATCTCcaggccgggggtggggccggggtaCATCCCCCGGCTGTGTCTGAACTGTGGTCTGCTGACCCTTTTCCCCCACTAGGGTCATCTCAGCCCACAGCTCCGGCCAGGGGCTCCGAGTGCACCATCAGCGAACAGCTGAGGAACGGGCGCCCCCACACCCCAAAGCGCCCCTGAAGCAGCACACACCCATTTGCATCAGTTCCATCAGGGCCCCCAGACTCCCGAACTCCACCACTCGCAGCTGCTCCACATAGAAGCCCTGGGTCTTGTTCCAGCGAACAGGGAGAGGCCGGGGAGCTCCCAGGCTCAGTAGGTCTCGAACCTGAGAGGAGGGTGGCTGGTGAGGGAAGGGGCCCTGCGCCCGTGCTCCATCAACCCCCAGACCTTACCGACGCAGCCCCCCAGCCTCTTCTGTCCCTTGACCCCAGCTCCTTGGAGAGAAATACTTCTTTTACCTGGAGGGCTGTCTATTCAATCTCAGTCCCCCACCTGCTCATTGTAGATCTCCAAATAGGAGGCGCGGAGGGTGACAGGGGCTCCCAGGTGCCGCACCCGGTCTAACAGCCAAGCGAAGGTCCTCTGCATGATGCCGGCTAGGTTGGGGGGTACGGGCACCCCCTCGCCCTGGGAGCAGAAACAGCTCGTGGGTCACGGGTCGTGGGTCACGATCACCCCGGCACACCCACGCAAAACCAGTCATAACTACCCTTTGTGGAGGACGGCCCTACTCTGCGCCAGGAACTAAGTTCCCGTAGAATATCGAATCAGAACGATTCACCTCcgtctacagatgaagaaaactgagAGCTACTAAGTAAGGAGGACAAAAGTAGCTCCGCATCCGGCAAGCGCCTTCTACCTCTCCGGTCCTCGGTTTCCTTGTCTGCAAATAAAGGGGGCTGGGCCGCACGAAGGCCCTTCCCCCTGGAAGTCCGCGCGGACTGAGAGACCCCATCCCCGACCCTCCGGGGCTCCATCTGCGCTCGGCCCACCTGCGGAGGAGGCCCGGTCAGGGTGTAGGTCTTCCCGGAGCCGGTCTGGCCGAAGGTGAAGACAGTGCAGGAGAAGCTGCGGGCGGCAGAGGCGCGGCTGGACCCCGGAGGCGGcccgcaggggtgggggtgggggggcggggggccgtgCCGGGGCCTCACTCACCCGCGCAGCGCCAGCTCGCCCAGACGCCGCACGCCGCACGCCCGGAACACGTCCTCCTGCGTGCGCGCCCCGTCCAGCACGGCGCCGAAGCGGAACGCCACGTCGGGGCCGCCGCCGGGGGGGctcacctggggagggggcggggcactCTGGGGGCGGAGCCAGGGAGGGCGGGGCTcgggggcgggcggggtgggggtgggcagaggctggggcctgGGACCGAGCTGCCCCGGAAGGGACCGAGGGGTCTCCAGGTAGGTTTCTGACGGGGGGTGGCCGGGGGGGGGGTTTGGGGGTCAGTGGGTGGGAGGGATTCCTCACTTGCAGAGTCCGGGTCCCCGAGCAGTGCAGCGCGCTCTGTTCCCCTCGACGCAGCTCCGCCGCGCTCATGGGACGCACTCTGGGGTCCGGTGGGAAGGCAGAGGTCCATCCCGTTGACGCCATCGGCCCCGTCCTCAATCGCCCTCGCTCCTCGCTCCCGCCCAACCAACCTATACCTACCTGAGTACCACCTGGATGGGCGTTTCTGGCCCCTCTGGCCACTGCTCCAGGCTCCGCGCGGGGTCCCTGTGGCCGCAACGTGAGTTACCATCCCTGAGCCCAGCGGCTCCTCTTACCTCCCAGAATCTCTCCTTACCCGTCGTCGGGAGACCCGCGTTCCTCCATGGCCAGCTTCGCACCCGGAGTTAGCTCCGCCCGAGTCTCGTTCCTTTCTCTCCCGCTACCCTCCCTTTTCCACCACACTGGGACTGGCTATACACGCCTTACACCCCccaccctctttccccttctcaggCATCCAGCCATCCGGAAAGGCTTGGGCCTGCCCAGGGCTAACTAGTTAAAGATTTACCCACCCCTACCTGTGGTGGAAAAAGTCCCTCTCCAGCAAGGGGACCCCTAGCTAGGGGGTTCTGGAGTCTGAGGGTCCCTTGCTCTTGTCCATTCCTATCAGGAGCGACCACCCAGGCCAGCCTCCTGGGTACACAGATGGGGCTAGGGAGACAGGGATGGGAGCGGCTCAACCAAGGCCATACAGCAAGCCTGGCAGAGCATGGGCCAGGTCCTTCCTCCTGTCCACCTACGCCTCCTCCAGCTTTGTCCTCTGCCTTGCCCGCTTCCCCTCTCTGGCAGTTCCAGCTACTTGGCATCGGAGGACGCTGATGGGGGGGCACCTGAAGGGGTGAGAGGGGCCCAGGTTTCAGCTCTGGGAAGACTTGGCTGGATTGAGTTCCTGAGCAGAACTGAGAACAGGCCCAGAAAGAATCTGGTTAAACATTGGGCCACCTGCTTCTCCAGTGCCAAGGCCGATTTAAGGCCAGAGCAGCTGTTTAACCCTCTGCTGATCTGGCTGTCTGGAGTAGCAGAGGGGTCTGCGTAGGTGCTGGAGTGGGGCAATCGCCAGTTCAGTGACAGTCTCCATGCTGGGCACCAACGCAAAGGAATCCTGTAGTCTTGTTAGGGAGGCAAGTGAGAACAATCTAGTGTGCAGGGATTctgggggttggggttggggagtTGAGAGGCCGGT carries:
- the KIF12 gene encoding kinesin-like protein KIF12 isoform X1, producing MQRTFAWLLDRVRHLGAPVTLRASYLEIYNEQVRDLLSLGAPRPLPVRWNKTQGFYVEQLRVVEFGSLGALMELMQMGLSRRRSSAHSLNQASSRSHALLTLYISRQTMPPVDPGEPPVGGKLCFVDLAGSEKVAATGSRGELMLEANSINRSLLALGHCISLLLDPQRKQSHIPFRDSKLTKLLADSLGGHGVTLMVACVSPSVQCLPETLSTLRYASRAQRVTTRPQAPKSPMAKQPQHLEMEILQLQEENRCLRSQLGQVHPKASGLSGARVAWAQRNLYGMLQEFMLENERLRKEKSQLQSSRDQARDEQRVLAQQVHELERRLLCACSLHLPNPGPAPPCPCVMAPARPCHVSLWPAWGGEEQECHKASDVPCCRPCRPSAPAPAVTCAPCAEHRWPTGPAHTGGSSCRRCLALRPQVAWLCLPSPHPGHPHAILTLPSSRERGGPSPWALGWGRRRPGESKAHLPPPNPPRARSHSDWTRTRVLAEMLMQEEVVPSAPPLPMGPPDASPVLRVPNLARRLEALRDQIGSSLRRGRSQPPPSEGTRSPSRVLPPC
- the KIF12 gene encoding kinesin-like protein KIF12 isoform X2, translated to MEERGSPDDGDPARSLEQWPEGPETPIQVVLRVRPMSAAELRRGEQSALHCSGTRTLQVSPPGGGPDVAFRFGAVLDGARTQEDVFRACGVRRLGELALRGFSCTVFTFGQTGSGKTYTLTGPPPQGEGVPVPPNLAGIMQRTFAWLLDRVRHLGAPVTLRASYLEIYNEQVRDLLSLGAPRPLPVRWNKTQGFYVEQLRVVEFGSLGALMELMQMGLSRRRSSAHSLNQASSRSHALLTLYISRQTMPPVDPGEPPVGGKLCFVDLAGSEKVAATGSRGELMLEANSINRSLLALGHCISLLLDPQRKQSHIPFRDSKLTKLLADSLGGHGVTLMVACVSPSVQCLPETLSTLRYASRAQRVTTRPQAPKSPMAKQPQHLEMEILQLQEENRCLRSQLGQVHPKASGLSGARVAWAQRNLYGMLQEFMLENERLRKEKSQLQSSRDQARDEQRVLAQQVHELERRLLCACSLHLPNPGPAPPCPCVMAPARPCHALPPLCSCPCCHLCPLCRAPLAHWACPHRGLQLPQVFGPKTPGGLALSAQPPPWAPPCNPDSAEFPRERSHSDWTRTRVLAEMLMQEEVVPSAPPLPMGPPDASPVLRGGAAVPNLARRLEALRDQIGSSLRRGRSQPPPSEGTRSPSRVLPPC